From Gemmatimonadaceae bacterium, the proteins below share one genomic window:
- a CDS encoding patatin-like phospholipase family protein yields the protein MRSFALVLSGGGARGFAHLGVLRALEHVGARPSAVVGVSMGGAVGTIHGMRTDWYEATLGLRLPEIGDAARPRLPGRQLWSALRTAVTLLFSFGPGTRVRESALRELRRVIGDGDLRDTRIPVWLAATDLLSGKRVTLREGSAVENVYASAALAGVVPPLPRGDLLLADGAYADVAPVDLARALAPDVVIAVDAGPSDHPPELRNGYQVAMRAIDICHRRHAELRFAAADLVLRPRFLREVDTLDFAARRECVAAGIRAVRAARGAIAVLLGDGADPTPQSTGVLL from the coding sequence ATGCGGAGCTTTGCGCTCGTGCTCAGCGGTGGCGGGGCGCGGGGATTCGCGCACCTCGGCGTCCTCCGGGCGCTCGAGCACGTCGGGGCCCGGCCATCTGCAGTCGTTGGCGTGTCGATGGGCGGAGCAGTCGGCACTATCCACGGTATGCGGACAGATTGGTATGAGGCCACGCTCGGCCTTCGCCTGCCCGAGATTGGCGACGCGGCCCGTCCGCGCCTCCCGGGCCGGCAGCTCTGGTCCGCGCTGCGGACCGCGGTCACGCTCCTGTTCTCGTTCGGGCCGGGAACCCGCGTGCGCGAGTCCGCACTGCGAGAGCTCCGGCGAGTGATCGGCGACGGCGATCTTCGCGATACGCGCATTCCGGTCTGGCTCGCGGCGACCGATCTCCTCTCAGGAAAGCGCGTGACGCTGCGCGAGGGCAGCGCGGTCGAGAACGTCTATGCGAGTGCGGCGCTGGCCGGTGTGGTCCCGCCACTGCCACGCGGCGATCTCCTTCTCGCCGACGGCGCGTACGCGGACGTCGCGCCCGTGGATCTCGCGAGGGCTCTCGCGCCGGACGTGGTCATTGCCGTGGATGCGGGCCCATCCGACCATCCGCCCGAGCTGCGGAACGGCTACCAAGTCGCCATGCGCGCGATCGACATCTGCCACCGGCGTCACGCCGAGCTCCGCTTTGCCGCCGCGGATCTCGTTCTGCGCCCGAGGTTCCTGCGTGAGGTGGACACGCTCGATTTTGCCGCACGCCGGGAATGCGTTGCCGCCGGGATTCGCGCCGTGCGCGCGGCGCGCGGGGCGATCGCCGTGCTGCTTGGCGACGGTGCCGACCCGACGCCTCAATCGACCGGAGTCCTTCTATGA
- a CDS encoding MBL fold metallo-hydrolase encodes MTASRRWTLRFLGAAGTVTGSRYLVSSADRRILIDCGLFQGFKNLRARNRRPFPVRPDTIDTVLLTHAHLDHSGYLPALIRAGYRGPVKCTPATAALASLILPDSGHLQEEEARWAARKGYSRHTTPQPLYTRADAEAALQRIEEVAFGRQIDLGDGIRATFIPAGHLLGAAQIRLEIGGRVVHFSGDLGHDPDPLMRAPVPFAEADVLVCESTYGNRRHADVDPESELAPMLRRVLGRGGTVLVPAFAVGRAQGLMYHIARLMTRGELPRVPVFLNSPMAVDATAIYHAHHAEHHVSREDCLAMFRIAERVNSVEDSKALNARQGPMIIVSASGMLTGGRILHHLVTFGGDHRNAILLTGFQAGGTRGAALVEGAREIRLFGRTVPIAAEVTQLQTFSGHADADGLLRWMSAGRAPRITYLTHGEPSAADALRHRVVHELGREARVPEHLETIDLDAPR; translated from the coding sequence ATGACCGCCTCGCGCCGCTGGACGCTCCGATTTCTCGGCGCTGCGGGAACGGTGACCGGGTCGCGCTATCTCGTTTCCAGCGCGGACCGTCGGATCTTGATTGATTGCGGGCTGTTCCAGGGATTCAAGAACCTCCGGGCGCGCAACCGGCGTCCATTCCCGGTCCGTCCGGACACGATCGACACCGTCCTCCTGACCCACGCGCACCTCGACCACTCAGGGTATCTGCCAGCGCTCATCCGGGCGGGTTACCGTGGTCCGGTCAAGTGCACGCCGGCGACGGCCGCGCTCGCTTCCCTGATCCTCCCCGACAGCGGACACCTGCAGGAGGAGGAGGCGCGGTGGGCCGCACGGAAAGGCTACTCGCGGCACACGACCCCGCAACCGCTCTACACGCGGGCGGACGCCGAGGCGGCGCTGCAGCGGATCGAGGAAGTGGCGTTCGGCCGGCAAATCGACCTCGGCGACGGCATCCGCGCGACGTTCATCCCGGCCGGCCACCTTCTGGGCGCGGCACAGATTCGCCTCGAGATCGGAGGCCGCGTCGTGCACTTCAGCGGCGACCTCGGGCACGATCCCGATCCCCTGATGCGGGCCCCGGTGCCGTTCGCGGAAGCGGACGTGCTCGTCTGTGAATCGACCTACGGCAACCGACGGCACGCCGACGTGGATCCGGAGTCGGAACTGGCTCCCATGTTGCGGCGGGTCCTCGGCCGCGGCGGCACGGTCCTGGTTCCGGCCTTCGCGGTCGGCCGCGCGCAGGGCCTCATGTACCACATCGCGCGTCTCATGACGCGGGGCGAGTTGCCTCGCGTTCCTGTGTTCCTCAACAGCCCGATGGCCGTGGACGCGACCGCGATCTATCACGCCCACCACGCTGAGCATCACGTGAGCCGGGAGGACTGCCTGGCGATGTTCCGGATTGCCGAGCGGGTCAACTCGGTCGAGGACTCGAAGGCGCTCAATGCGCGCCAGGGGCCGATGATCATCGTGTCGGCGAGCGGCATGCTGACCGGCGGCCGCATCCTGCATCACCTTGTCACATTCGGCGGCGACCACCGCAACGCGATTCTGCTCACCGGCTTCCAGGCGGGCGGCACGCGCGGCGCGGCCCTCGTGGAGGGTGCGCGGGAGATCCGCCTCTTCGGACGCACCGTCCCGATCGCCGCCGAGGTGACGCAACTGCAGACGTTCTCGGGGCATGCAGACGCCGACGGGCTCCTCCGATGGATGTCGGCCGGGCGTGCGCCGCGGATCACCTACCTCACGCACGGCGAGCCGTCCGCCGCGGACGCACTGCGACATCGGGTCGTGCACGAACTCGGAAGGGAGGCGCGCGTGCCGGAGCACCTTGAGACCATCGACCTGGACGCCCCACGATGA
- a CDS encoding nuclear transport factor 2 family protein translates to MLLRLSSLLVLAVTTARILPAQSADHRAITAVVSGFHQALAAGDSAAAMRFLAPDVKILESGGVESRQQYEEGHLGGDIAFARAVPSTRGELSVTVGGDVAWVTSTSRTTGTYRDRPINSAGAELMVLSRTSDGWRIRAIHWSSRTIRTP, encoded by the coding sequence ATGCTCCTTCGGCTGTCGTCCCTGCTCGTCCTCGCGGTCACCACCGCGCGTATCCTTCCGGCACAGTCCGCCGACCATCGCGCGATCACCGCGGTCGTGTCCGGTTTCCACCAGGCACTCGCTGCCGGCGACTCGGCCGCTGCGATGCGCTTCCTCGCTCCCGATGTGAAGATCCTCGAGAGCGGCGGCGTCGAGTCGCGGCAGCAATACGAGGAGGGCCACCTCGGCGGCGACATCGCCTTCGCGCGCGCCGTCCCGAGCACGCGCGGCGAGCTCTCCGTCACCGTCGGCGGCGACGTCGCCTGGGTGACGAGCACGAGCCGCACTACCGGCACTTACCGCGACCGTCCGATCAACAGCGCGGGAGCCGAACTGATGGTCCTCTCACGCACGTCGGACGGCTGGCGCATCCGCGCGATTCACTGGTCGTCGCGGACGATCCGGACGCCGTAG
- the cadA gene encoding cadmium-translocating P-type ATPase codes for MAKAAGVGVTERFAHLVVPFRAIGAEDEGQRLEDALRALGGVSAAVVNFAAQVVRVEYDRRRVDRSAIEARLRDVGARPLTDSVGLEGRSPAATAPPAARPQEVGGSPTKAWYGRNRELAWSLGSGAFLTLGWVAGRSAATPPVLAVALFAAAYFFGARDNIGHFIADLRRGKVRPNIDLLMVVAAAGAAVLGAWLEGALLLFLFSLGHALEHYALGRARHAIAALSELAPQTATVIRNGRESTVPIADVMRGDRVVIKPAERIAVDGAVREGISAVNQAPITGESVPVDKTPGEQVFAGSVNGEGSLVVEVTAAIGDRTLDRVIKLVAEAQTQKARTQRFTDRFERVFVPIVLMADVLLIVLPPLFGLWTLGESLYRAMALLVAASPCALALGTPAAVLSGIAQAARGGVLIKGGAHLEALGGIRVLALDKTGTITVGEPKVTDLRPMAGVDTGTLLAVAAAVEQRSQHPLARAILDAAASAGVTIPVAADVQSVTGRGLRSTIAGVRTEVGRLLMFEERNDAVPTTVRTAVDALEKAGRSTVVVVRGGEWLGVIGIADAPRANVRSTLERLRAAGVHRIVMLTGDNAGVGDAVGRAVGVDDVRAGLLPEDKVTAIKELEREGRVAMVGDGVNDAPALAHATVGIAMGGAGTAAALETADVALMGDDLGQLPFAIGLSRRARSVIRQNLIVSLGVIALLVFATTTGLFGIGQAVAMHEGSTLVVVGNALRLLAYRER; via the coding sequence CTGGCCAAGGCGGCAGGTGTCGGGGTCACGGAGCGCTTCGCGCACTTGGTCGTGCCCTTCCGGGCAATCGGCGCCGAGGACGAGGGACAGCGCCTCGAGGACGCGCTGCGCGCCCTCGGAGGCGTGAGCGCGGCGGTGGTCAACTTCGCGGCGCAGGTGGTGCGGGTGGAGTACGACCGTCGGCGCGTGGATCGGAGCGCGATCGAGGCGCGATTGCGGGACGTCGGTGCGAGGCCCCTCACGGATTCCGTCGGATTGGAGGGCAGATCGCCGGCAGCGACCGCGCCGCCCGCGGCGAGGCCGCAGGAAGTTGGCGGATCGCCGACGAAGGCCTGGTACGGACGCAATCGAGAACTGGCCTGGAGCCTCGGTTCGGGTGCGTTCCTCACGCTCGGCTGGGTGGCGGGGCGGTCGGCCGCTACGCCGCCCGTGTTGGCGGTTGCCTTGTTCGCCGCCGCCTACTTTTTCGGCGCGCGCGATAACATCGGACACTTCATCGCCGACCTTCGCCGCGGAAAGGTGCGCCCCAACATCGACTTGCTAATGGTCGTTGCCGCAGCCGGAGCGGCCGTCCTCGGGGCCTGGCTCGAAGGTGCGCTGCTGCTCTTCCTCTTCAGTCTCGGCCACGCGCTCGAACACTACGCGCTCGGCCGCGCGCGCCACGCGATCGCCGCGCTCTCCGAGCTTGCACCGCAGACCGCGACGGTGATCCGGAACGGACGCGAGTCGACCGTTCCGATCGCCGATGTGATGCGGGGCGATCGCGTCGTGATCAAGCCCGCCGAGCGCATCGCGGTCGACGGTGCGGTGCGCGAGGGGATCTCGGCCGTGAATCAGGCGCCCATCACCGGCGAGAGCGTGCCGGTGGACAAGACGCCGGGCGAGCAGGTGTTCGCCGGGTCGGTGAACGGCGAAGGCTCCCTCGTCGTCGAAGTGACCGCCGCCATCGGAGACCGGACGCTCGATCGCGTGATCAAGCTGGTCGCCGAGGCGCAGACGCAGAAAGCACGTACGCAGCGCTTTACCGACCGGTTTGAGCGGGTATTCGTACCCATCGTTCTTATGGCGGATGTGTTGTTGATCGTCCTTCCGCCCCTCTTCGGGCTGTGGACGCTCGGGGAGTCCCTCTACCGGGCTATGGCGCTGCTCGTCGCCGCCTCGCCTTGCGCGCTCGCGCTCGGCACGCCGGCGGCCGTGCTCTCGGGCATTGCACAGGCGGCTCGAGGTGGTGTGCTCATCAAGGGCGGCGCGCACCTCGAGGCGCTCGGCGGGATCCGCGTCCTCGCACTCGACAAGACCGGTACGATCACGGTCGGCGAGCCAAAGGTCACGGATCTGCGGCCGATGGCAGGCGTAGACACCGGCACATTGCTCGCCGTCGCCGCTGCCGTCGAGCAGCGATCACAGCATCCGCTCGCGCGGGCGATCCTTGACGCGGCGGCGAGCGCGGGCGTCACCATCCCGGTGGCGGCTGACGTTCAATCCGTCACGGGTCGCGGCCTCCGGTCCACGATCGCCGGTGTGCGCACCGAAGTGGGGCGATTGCTGATGTTCGAGGAACGGAACGACGCGGTCCCCACGACGGTTCGCACCGCAGTCGACGCGTTGGAGAAGGCGGGGCGCAGCACTGTGGTTGTGGTCCGCGGAGGGGAGTGGCTCGGCGTCATAGGCATCGCTGATGCACCGCGCGCAAATGTGCGGTCCACACTTGAGCGTCTTCGTGCAGCGGGAGTGCACCGGATCGTCATGCTCACCGGTGACAACGCCGGGGTGGGCGACGCGGTGGGTCGCGCGGTTGGCGTAGACGATGTGCGTGCGGGCCTACTTCCCGAGGACAAGGTCACCGCGATCAAGGAACTCGAGCGCGAGGGACGCGTGGCGATGGTTGGGGATGGCGTCAACGATGCGCCCGCGCTCGCGCACGCGACAGTCGGAATCGCAATGGGTGGCGCTGGGACGGCAGCGGCGCTTGAAACGGCAGATGTCGCGCTTATGGGTGACGATCTCGGCCAGCTCCCCTTCGCCATCGGATTGAGCCGAAGGGCGCGGTCAGTCATCCGACAGAACTTGATCGTGTCGCTCGGGGTCATCGCCCTGCTCGTCTTCGCGACCACGACCGGCTTGTTCGGGATTGGTCAGGCGGTCGCCATGCATGAAGGAAGTACGCTGGTGGTGGTGGGGAATGCGTTACGACTGCTCGCGTATCGCGAACGGTGA
- a CDS encoding P-II family nitrogen regulator → MKMVIAFIQPFMADAVAASLHRIDGLTGATFTDARGFGRGGHHNDRGLEEVVGTVPKVRVEVIVPDALEEEAVRAIGRAARTGKHGDGKVIVVGVMRTLRIATGDEGEASA, encoded by the coding sequence ATGAAAATGGTGATTGCGTTTATCCAACCGTTTATGGCGGACGCGGTCGCGGCCAGCCTGCACCGCATTGACGGGCTCACGGGTGCGACATTCACAGATGCCCGTGGGTTTGGACGCGGCGGGCACCACAACGACCGAGGGCTGGAGGAGGTGGTCGGCACCGTACCCAAGGTGCGAGTCGAGGTGATCGTGCCGGATGCACTCGAGGAGGAAGCCGTGCGCGCCATCGGACGGGCGGCGCGCACGGGGAAGCACGGTGACGGGAAGGTGATCGTGGTCGGGGTGATGCGTACGTTGCGGATCGCGACGGGCGATGAAGGCGAGGCCTCGGCCTGA
- a CDS encoding efflux RND transporter permease subunit, translating to MRPLIGFVLNQRLLVIAMTALLVGVGIWSALALPIDAVPDVTNVQVQVNTNAAALPPSEVERQVTLPVELAMFGLPNLEEIRSISKFGLSQVTVVFEEGTDIYFARQQVQERLQLAREEIPAGYGTPEMGPISTGLGEIFQYTISADSGTGIDATELRTLQDWVVAPQLRAVSGVAEVNAFGGFEKQYQVLVRPEALVQYDLTMPQLLEAVAENNQNAGGGYITRGAEQLVIRGVGQVQDLDQIRNVVVASRGGTPVRVGDVADVVIGSTIRQGAVTKDGRGEVVTGIVMMRMGENSRTVVNAVKEKFAVAARTLPPGVRLEPFYDRTDLIGRTIGTVEKNLVEGALLVIVVLFVLLGNFRAALIVAAAIPLSMFFALSMMVKAGIAGSLMSLGAIDFGLVVDGSVVMVENAMRRLGHRKPGDNFLHSVLESCAEVGRPILFGIGIIIVVYLPILTLEGIEGKMFRPMALTVVFALVGSLLLTFLLTPVLISLFLKGKVEEEDVWLVQRAKRLYAPALEWTLANARRVLAGSGAAILIALAAVPFLGSEFIPRLDEGSFALQVLRLPSVSLEESVRQTTQVEAILRAEFPDEVVDVVSKTGRAEIATDPMGVNISDILVLLTPPDEWTVASDKAELEAVMTEALARIPGLVVSFSQPIELRVNELIAGVRSDLAIKIYGDDLGQLGRTAEQVVAAVAALPGATGFKAQQLEGLPQLQISVLPEQLARYGINSADVMQVVEALGGVQVSQVLEGQRRFALTVRFPEDVRANAASISRILVSAPNGERVPLGTLARVEEVGGPAEVSHENGSRLVIVEGNVRGRDIGSFVTDVRALFENGTIALPPGYRPEFGGQFENLERASKRLLLVVPLSLLLIFLLLFATFNSLRQAALVFTGIPLATVGGVLALLARGMPFSISAGVGFIALFGIAVLNGVVMVSYINELRQHGRALEEAVREGGLTRLRPVLMTALVASLGFLPMALSSSAGAEVQRPLATVVIGGLITATLLTLLVLPLLYLLFERRTEAAQ from the coding sequence ATGCGCCCTCTCATCGGCTTCGTGCTCAACCAACGCCTGCTCGTCATCGCGATGACCGCGCTGCTCGTCGGCGTTGGCATCTGGAGTGCGTTGGCGCTCCCGATCGACGCCGTACCGGACGTGACGAACGTCCAAGTCCAGGTCAACACCAACGCGGCGGCACTGCCTCCCTCCGAAGTCGAGCGGCAGGTGACGCTCCCGGTCGAGCTTGCGATGTTCGGCCTCCCCAATCTCGAGGAGATCCGATCGATCTCGAAGTTCGGGCTCTCGCAGGTGACGGTGGTGTTCGAAGAAGGCACCGACATCTACTTCGCGCGGCAGCAAGTACAAGAGCGCCTGCAACTCGCACGGGAGGAGATTCCCGCCGGGTATGGAACGCCCGAGATGGGACCGATCTCGACCGGGCTCGGAGAGATCTTCCAGTACACCATCTCGGCAGACTCAGGGACCGGCATCGACGCCACGGAACTGCGCACGCTTCAGGACTGGGTCGTCGCGCCGCAGTTGCGCGCGGTATCCGGCGTGGCGGAGGTCAACGCGTTCGGCGGGTTCGAGAAGCAGTACCAGGTGTTGGTGCGGCCGGAGGCGCTCGTGCAGTACGACCTCACGATGCCGCAGTTGCTCGAGGCGGTTGCCGAGAACAATCAGAATGCCGGCGGCGGCTACATCACCCGTGGCGCTGAGCAGCTCGTCATTCGCGGCGTGGGTCAGGTGCAGGACTTGGATCAGATTCGCAATGTCGTGGTTGCGAGTCGCGGGGGGACACCCGTACGCGTGGGTGATGTAGCCGACGTCGTGATCGGGTCGACGATCCGACAGGGAGCGGTCACCAAGGATGGAAGGGGAGAAGTGGTCACTGGCATCGTGATGATGCGAATGGGCGAGAACTCCCGCACGGTGGTGAACGCCGTCAAGGAGAAATTCGCCGTCGCGGCACGCACGTTGCCGCCTGGCGTGCGTCTGGAGCCATTCTACGATCGCACGGACTTGATCGGGCGCACGATCGGAACGGTCGAGAAGAATCTCGTCGAGGGTGCGCTGCTCGTGATCGTCGTGCTCTTCGTCCTGCTCGGCAACTTCCGCGCCGCGCTCATCGTTGCGGCCGCGATTCCGCTCTCGATGTTCTTTGCGCTCAGTATGATGGTGAAAGCCGGAATCGCCGGCAGCCTGATGAGCCTCGGGGCGATTGACTTCGGCTTGGTCGTCGACGGGTCCGTCGTGATGGTCGAGAACGCGATGCGCCGACTGGGCCACCGCAAGCCAGGGGACAACTTCCTCCACTCGGTGCTCGAGTCGTGCGCTGAGGTGGGACGACCGATTCTGTTCGGCATCGGCATCATCATCGTCGTCTACCTCCCAATCCTGACGCTGGAGGGCATCGAAGGGAAGATGTTCCGCCCGATGGCGCTGACGGTCGTGTTTGCGCTCGTCGGCTCGCTCCTTCTCACCTTCCTGCTTACGCCGGTGCTGATTTCGCTCTTCCTCAAGGGCAAGGTCGAGGAGGAGGATGTATGGCTGGTGCAGCGCGCAAAGCGCCTGTATGCACCGGCACTCGAGTGGACCCTTGCGAACGCGCGGCGTGTGCTCGCGGGCTCCGGTGCCGCGATTCTCATCGCGCTGGCAGCGGTTCCTTTCCTCGGGTCTGAGTTCATCCCGCGCCTCGACGAGGGCTCCTTCGCGCTCCAAGTGCTCCGTCTCCCAAGCGTGTCGCTCGAAGAATCGGTCCGGCAGACGACACAGGTTGAGGCGATCCTGCGTGCGGAGTTCCCAGACGAGGTAGTGGACGTCGTGTCCAAGACGGGGCGCGCGGAGATCGCCACCGATCCGATGGGCGTGAACATCAGTGACATCCTGGTGCTGCTTACACCGCCAGACGAGTGGACGGTGGCGAGCGACAAGGCCGAACTCGAAGCGGTGATGACCGAGGCGCTCGCTCGGATCCCCGGTCTGGTGGTGAGCTTCAGCCAGCCGATCGAACTGCGTGTGAACGAGCTTATCGCCGGTGTGCGGAGCGACCTCGCGATCAAGATTTACGGGGACGATCTAGGCCAGTTGGGTAGGACCGCAGAACAGGTCGTGGCCGCGGTGGCCGCGCTGCCCGGAGCCACCGGGTTCAAGGCGCAGCAGCTTGAAGGCCTTCCACAGCTCCAGATCTCGGTGCTGCCGGAGCAGTTGGCGCGCTACGGCATCAATTCCGCTGACGTGATGCAAGTGGTCGAGGCTCTCGGAGGCGTGCAGGTATCGCAAGTACTGGAAGGGCAGCGCCGCTTCGCGTTGACCGTTCGCTTCCCAGAGGACGTTCGAGCGAATGCGGCTTCGATCAGCCGGATCCTGGTGAGCGCGCCGAACGGCGAACGCGTGCCCCTCGGCACGTTGGCGCGCGTCGAGGAGGTCGGCGGCCCCGCCGAGGTGAGTCACGAGAATGGATCGCGCTTGGTGATCGTGGAGGGGAACGTCCGCGGTCGCGACATCGGCAGCTTCGTGACAGACGTGCGAGCGCTGTTCGAGAACGGAACGATAGCACTCCCGCCCGGCTATCGGCCGGAGTTCGGAGGTCAATTTGAGAACCTGGAGCGTGCGAGCAAGCGGTTGCTGCTCGTGGTCCCGCTCTCGCTCCTCCTCATCTTCCTGCTCCTCTTCGCCACCTTCAACTCGTTGCGGCAGGCCGCGCTCGTCTTCACCGGAATCCCGTTGGCGACCGTCGGTGGTGTGCTCGCGCTCCTTGCGCGCGGGATGCCGTTCAGCATCTCGGCGGGCGTCGGCTTCATCGCGCTGTTCGGCATTGCGGTCCTGAACGGGGTCGTAATGGTCTCGTACATCAACGAACTGCGCCAGCACGGCCGCGCGCTCGAGGAGGCGGTTCGTGAGGGTGGCTTGACCAGGCTCCGACCGGTTCTGATGACGGCTCTGGTCGCGAGTCTCGGCTTCCTGCCGATGGCGCTTTCGAGCAGCGCGGGAGCCGAAGTGCAGCGACCCCTCGCGACGGTGGTCATCGGCGGTCTCATCACTGCCACGCTACTGACGCTCCTCGTCCTGCCCCTGCTGTATCTACTCTTCGAACGGCGCACGGAGGCCGCGCAATGA
- a CDS encoding efflux RND transporter periplasmic adaptor subunit: MTIRNQLLRPTPVALVLCLLAANAALACGGGASPADDVSSTPADSTAESDLVVLDTAAIRLGGIRVAVVDSLTTSTLQVTGTITYDANRVSHVGSRTEARVLAVRADLGARVGGDAVLAMLESAEVGQLRAEERQGEELVAIARENFAREQRLESQGISSRKELLLAEAELRRGEAALRSTEERLAVLGAAHDHGAGAAYSLIAPFAGTVVARNVSLGEAVGPADVLFTVADLSVVWIELDIFERDFARVRAGQSVVVTVTAYPGRRFLGRLAYVGDVLDETKRTVRARVEIPNGHTALKPGMFATASIEVGGDGPALPVVPLAAVQEVDGRRVVFVPGDAPGEFRPVPVELGDTVDGDRVVIRAGIQAGSRVVIAGAFALRSELAKGEIGEHGH; the protein is encoded by the coding sequence GTGACCATTCGCAACCAACTCCTGCGACCAACGCCGGTCGCGCTTGTGCTTTGTCTCCTCGCCGCGAACGCCGCACTGGCGTGTGGAGGGGGCGCCTCCCCTGCTGACGACGTGTCCTCGACGCCGGCGGACTCGACCGCCGAGTCCGACCTGGTCGTCCTGGATACCGCAGCGATCCGACTCGGTGGGATCCGGGTCGCGGTCGTGGATTCGCTCACGACGAGCACCTTGCAGGTCACGGGCACCATTACGTATGACGCGAATCGCGTCAGTCACGTCGGCTCGCGCACGGAAGCGCGTGTGCTGGCGGTGCGCGCCGACCTCGGGGCGCGCGTCGGCGGCGACGCAGTGCTTGCGATGCTCGAGAGCGCCGAGGTCGGACAGCTGCGGGCCGAGGAGCGTCAAGGCGAGGAGCTGGTCGCAATCGCGAGGGAGAACTTCGCACGTGAGCAGCGCCTGGAGTCCCAGGGCATCTCCAGCCGGAAGGAGTTGCTGTTGGCGGAAGCGGAACTCCGTCGAGGCGAGGCGGCGTTGCGCAGCACCGAGGAGCGCCTCGCCGTCCTCGGAGCCGCGCACGATCACGGCGCCGGGGCCGCCTATAGTCTCATCGCGCCGTTCGCCGGTACCGTCGTCGCGCGTAACGTGAGTCTCGGCGAGGCCGTGGGGCCGGCTGACGTGCTCTTCACCGTCGCCGACCTCTCCGTGGTGTGGATCGAGCTCGACATCTTCGAACGAGACTTCGCGCGCGTACGGGCGGGGCAGTCGGTCGTTGTCACGGTCACCGCGTACCCCGGACGGCGCTTCCTCGGGCGTCTGGCGTACGTCGGCGACGTGCTGGACGAGACGAAGCGCACCGTGCGGGCACGAGTGGAGATTCCGAATGGGCACACCGCGCTGAAGCCGGGGATGTTCGCGACGGCGAGTATCGAGGTCGGCGGTGATGGTCCTGCCCTGCCGGTCGTCCCCCTGGCCGCCGTGCAGGAGGTGGACGGTCGTCGGGTGGTGTTCGTGCCCGGCGACGCGCCTGGAGAGTTCCGGCCCGTTCCGGTCGAACTCGGTGACACGGTGGACGGGGATCGCGTCGTGATTCGCGCCGGGATTCAGGCGGGAAGTCGCGTCGTAATCGCGGGCGCGTTCGCGCTCCGGTCCGAACTCGCCAAGGGCGAGATCGGCGAGCACGGCCACTAG